A genomic region of Desulfosarcina ovata subsp. ovata contains the following coding sequences:
- a CDS encoding YHS domain-containing protein yields MTTTQTIPETAVDPVCGKTVDSRNARFTASDDKGTHYFCSAECRRRFNPADTKTKKGFWARYTDRLKNTHCTRTPPECR; encoded by the coding sequence ATGACCACAACCCAGACCATCCCGGAAACTGCCGTCGATCCTGTCTGCGGAAAAACCGTTGACTCGCGCAATGCCCGGTTTACGGCCAGTGACGACAAAGGAACCCATTATTTCTGTTCAGCCGAATGCCGGCGCCGGTTCAACCCCGCAGACACCAAAACCAAAAAGGGATTTTGGGCGCGGTATACCGATCGCCTGAAAAATACCCATTGTACGCGGACCCCGCCTGAGTGCCGGTAA